The genomic DNA TCGTCGAGCGCTGCGAGGCGACTGAAGCCGGCGACATCGGCCGCAAGGATGGCTGCGAGCTTTCGATCCACAACGGTGACCGCTCCTGCGGCGGAGGATTTCGTTGTGTTTAATATGCGCGAATTTTCGAATATTCACAGATACCTGTGGCAAGCGAGAGCGGATCAAGACCGCAGCCGGTCAAGAAGGGCCCCCGGCAGCCGTGCCGCGTAACAGCTTGTCTGCTGCGACCTGTCGGCCGCCTAGACCACGGGCGGTATCAAGGTCAACACGTCGCCATCATCCGGAATGAGCAGCCTGGGCAAGGCGATGCCGTGGGCGCTGGCGGCGGCGCGGAGATCACCTCGGCTGACCGTCGCATGGTCGAGCGCCTCCATGTGCGTTGCAACCACGATGCTCTTCTTGGAGGCCTCGCAGACCGCGATCGTCTGCGCCGCATCCATCACGATCAGGGCGCCGTCCCAGCGTGCGCCGCAGGAATGGGTGACGATCACATCCGGCTTCGTATCGTGGATGGTCTTTTCGATGGCCGGATAGAGCACCGTGTCGCCGGCCCAGTAAACCGTCGGCTCGCCCTTGGCCTCAAGGCTGAAACCCATGACCGGCCCCATGTCCTGAACGACAGGACCAAGGCCGTGGCTGCCGTCACGTCGGGTGAGCTTCAGGCCCTGCCACTGCGCCTTGCCGAGAAGGGGCGTGACGTCGCGAAAACCAGCGCCACGGATCGCCTCCTCGTCGCCCGGCTGGCAGAAGATCGGCAGCCCCTTCGGCAAGCGATGCTTGGCGGTGTCGTCGAAGTGGTCCTCGTGCAGATGCGAGATAATGACGAGTTCGACCCCGGCAAGAATGGTATCGGTGTCGAACGGCAGCCCGACCAGCGGATTGGGCGCCCGCCCCGCAAAGGACGGCAGGCTGTCCTTCGGCCCGAGAAAGGGATCGATCAGCACCGTGTGACCGGCATAGTCGAGCTTGAGTGTCGCATTGCGGATAAGCTGGAGCTTCATGGGGTGTCCTCCCTTGCCGGAACCGGCCTTGACCATCGCGGCGATCCTTGCGCATGCGGCAGCGAAATCAAGCCCTGAAATGACGCGCGAGGGTTGAGAAACGCCGCCGCCCTTCACGCCAACCCCGTTCGATGGCGCCAGCATGCGCTGTCCGCTTTACCGCCAGCCGCAATCCCACGGCTGGCCCCTTGCGGTGCGATGACAGGCAAAGGCCCGGCCGCAGGAATGGGTGGCGGAAATCGTCATGCGGCCCCGGCCCGAGCCGCGGGCAAACATCTGCCGGAACGCGACATCGGCATTTGCGGGGCAATTGGCAAAGCTCTTTTTCTGCAGTTCGGCCGGTGGGCTGATCGCGCGGGTGCCGGTGTTTTTCTGCGGTGCCTTGATCGTGCCTTGCGTCTCGCCTGGTTGCGGTAGCTTCGCCTCGCGCCGGATCGTGACGCAGCGCCCGTCCTTCGCCTCTTCGTTACGGCCGCAAGCAAGCGGGCAGATCCGCACCTTCTCCGACTTCAGGCGACCGAGCACGTCGCTGGAGGGTTCGAGCGTCGCAAGGTCGACCTTTGCGAACTTGCCGAAAGCTTCGAGCGCCTTGCGACTGCCGGCACCCCAGACGCCATCCTCGCTGCCGGCGCGACAGCCCAGCCGGTTGAGCTCAACCTGTACGGAACGGGCCAATGTCGTGTCGTCGGCATTGGGCGCGGCCAGCGCCGGATCGATGGCCGCCACGGCCTGGCCACCCGATCCGCCGGGCACGCCTTCGGATGTAGGCACTGAAGCCCGCTCGATGATCTTGATCTTTGCCTTGGCGAGCGATGCGAACGCACCGTCGGGATATTGCTGCAGATAGGCGTCGAAGAGGTCGCGGTCGGTCGCATCCTTGATCGTTTCCCAATAGGCAAGCTCGGCGGCCTCACCCGTCGCGGGCGCCTCGGCCGGCGCCGGCTTGCCGTCAACGGCGGGCTTCAGCACCACTTCGCCGGTCAGCGAGGAATTGTCCCAGGGCACCTGCTTGCCGCCGGTTGCCGCCAGCACGTCGCGGCGCACGTCGATCAGTTCGCGGGTGATGTCGCGCCCCGGCTGGCCGAGATGTTTCAAGAGCGCCGATGTGAACGGCGAATTGCGCCCCGATCCGTCGAGGGCAACATTGCCGGGCTGGGTGGAGAAAGCGATCAGCGTGCCGATGCCGGTGCCGACCTTGGCCAGGCCGCGGCCGACCGAGGCGGAGCGCGTGCCCATCGAGCGGGCGAGATTGACCGCTAGCGGATTGTCGCGGCAGGCGTCGAGCAGGATGATATTGACCCGCGTACTGCGCTCCATCGCCGGCAGGATCAGGTTCATCGGCACTGCCTCGAATTCGAGATCGACAGAGGAAGCGAGCGTGGCATCGACGGGGGCGAGATAGTTTTCGCCGTTCACCTGCAGGCCGTGGCCGGCATAGAAGAACAGCGCGAGGTCGGCGCCGTCGAGCCGGCCGACGAAGTCCCGCACCGCCCGGCGCACACCCGAGAGGTCGAGATCAGCGCCGGTCACCACCTCGAAGCCCAGCCCTTCGAGCTTTGCCGCCATGTCGCGCGCGTCATTGCCGGGATTGGGCAAGGTGGCCACATGCTGATAGGCGGAATTGCCGATGACCAGCGCCACACGCTTTTCGGCCAGCGCCTCCGATGCGAAAAGCACCAGCAGAACGGACAAGGCGATGCGAAGGAATGGCATGGCTCCCCCCGGCAATGCGCGGATGATCGCGACCACGCGCGTCACCCCAACGCCCAAGCGTGCTACCGGCAATGCAGCCTGTCAATGCAAGGAGAGTGTCCGGCAGGCCCGACGCGGGCTTGCCCGCCCGAACGAATGAGAGCTTCGGCGCCCTCGCCCATCCCTTGGGATTAGGCTTCGAGCGAAGAGAGCACCGCGACCGTTACTAAAGGGGCTGCCGGCGCCATCAGCGACGGCACCTGCCGACCTATCGAGCGAATGGAGTGCCGCCCGACAGCGGCGCGCCTGCCGCACCGCCGTCGCGGAATGAAAGGTTACTTGACGACGACGTTGCCGTTGACGATCTCGACGTTCTCGTCGCCCTGCAGGCCGATGCGGTCACCGCTCGGCGCGGTGACGAAACAGCCGCTGGGGCAGATCATTTCGGTCGCTCCGGATGCGATCGCCACTTCCACACGGCTTTCACCCTCGACGACGATCAGAACGGCGGTCTCGCTGTCCTTGTTCGTGACAGTCGCGGCACTGGCAGCACCGGCCATCGGCGCGCCTGCCATCAGCAAACCGGAAAGCAAAGCAATCACAAATTTCTTCATCGCCCATCGACGCCAGACGCGCCGCCCTCTTGCCGAGCCGGCCGCCCCGTCGGTTACGCGACGCTGCGCCGGCCACCTCTTCAGCCGATGACCAGCGTAGTCGGTCACCAGAAGAATTGCATGCTTTTTATGGCAGGCCGGCTGAATAGTGGCTGAACGGTCCGTTTATCAGCGGTTTGGGTTTGCCCGGCGGCTGGCGCTCCGGCGGCTGCTTGCCCCCTCCACTTCGCGCTCCTCATCGAGCGGCGCCGCAGCGGCAGTTTTCTTGTCCGAAGCGGCAGACTTGGCTGCGGCCCTTTCCTCGGCGGAGGTGGCGCCCTTCGGCTCGCCGACCTCTTCCGGGTGGTGGCTTTCGATGCCGGTCTGGTCCTCGACCGGCACGTCCTCGATCTTGACCGGGAACGGCGCACCGATGCCCTCGTCGCGGAAGCGTTCGTAGATCGAGACACGCAGGTCGTTGCGCACGCCGCCGCCGGTCAGGACGTCGGCCACGTAGATGCGCAATTCGAAGGTCATGCGGTCATCGCCAAAGGCGGTGAAGCCGACGCTCGGCGACGGGTTCTTCAAGACCATGGGATGGGCGGCCGCGATCTCGGCGAGCAGCTCCATGATCCGGCGCGGCTCGCTGGCATAGGTGACGGTGATGGCGATTTCGGAGCGGCCGAGCTTGTTGCGGTGCGTCCAGTTGCCGACCGAGGCGTTGATGAGCAGCGAGTTCGGCATCATGATCGACTGGTGCTGGAAGGTCTCGATCTCGGTCGCGCGGACAGAGATGCGCTTGACGAAACCTTCGGTCGTGCCGCTGACGATCCAATCCCCCACTTTGAACGGGCGCTCGACGAGCAGGATGAGCCCCGAAACGAAGTTCGAGACGATGTTCTGCAGGCCGAAACCGACACCGAGCGAGAGAGCACCGGCAACGAGCGCGAGGTTGGAGAGGTCGATGCCGGCCGCCGACAGGCCGATCAGCCCCGCAAGCCCGACGCCGGTATAGCCGATGCCGGTGCGGATCGAGTTGCGCACGCCCGCATCGACCCGGCTGCGTGCCATGATGTTGCCGTCGATCCAGCGCTGCACGAAACGGGTGACGGCGTAGCCGAGCGCGAAGAACAGGATGCCGGCGAGGATGCCAACCAGCGAAATCGTGATCGAGCCGATCTTGATCTCGGTCACCATCCGGTAGGCCCAGGACTCGATGTCGGCGACCTGGAAGCCCCACTGCAAGAGGATCAGCGGGATGAAGAACATCACGACCAGCGCGTAGATGCTGAGGCCCGCGGCAAGGCCGATCTGGTCGAGCGCCACCTGTTCGAGATTATAGCGCCGCTCGAGATAACGCCCGGCGGCGGTCTCCGCAAAGGCGCCCTGCTTGGCAACCGCCCGGCCGGTGAGGATGCCGATATACATCGTGACAAGGATCGCGCCCGTAATGATGATCTGCGTGGCGATGAAGCGGGCAAGACCGACATAGCCCGACACAGCGGCAATGATGAGCAAGGCGCCGGTCGCGAGCAGCGCGAAAGACACCACCCGCGGCCAGGCGCGGCCATGGGCGTCGAAGGATTCATCCTTCCTGAGCGTCGGCTTGATCCAGGCCGAAGCCATGATGATCAGGCCGATGACGATGGAGGCAATGTAGCTCTTGACGACGGTCAGGACGACAGGCGAACCGAGCGCCTCGCTGACGCCGCCGAAGAGGTAGTCGAGGCCGTTGACCAGCGCCATGGCGAAGATCGCGATCATCAGCATCCGCGCGCCGCGATCGGAAACCCGGACGAGCCGCCAGCGCGAATCGCGCGGCG from Ensifer adhaerens includes the following:
- a CDS encoding mechanosensitive ion channel family protein; the encoded protein is MKLRSVGKLPAILVCLLALAVGGPVMAQKAAQPTQATAQNGAQPGQKSGPSAQPAQSTQTPSQPAGKPVTEEGAQPAAAGTTPDSAAPAATATQPAQGTPAPAQDAAQAEATPPAENQTAEQLAKAGVELNRLTDQVAKAKDDDIALAELKVQVDALAKQIIGVSVSTRPRLDEIKARLTELGDPPAEGQPPEADIVTAERKRLMAERGAINALTGEAEGLSVQATKLSNAITATRRALFSNTLLKNTEVSTGMFDDALTATADETRVLSRSVGSWLSFAWNYKRVPLLTALFLSLLAALVFLSGSRRLFRPLIEHDITDEEPSYFRRLSVAFWSTLIPTIASAAFAVSSFLFLRGFNVLRSDIAPIIAITLGVAVVVFFVTRLAQAVLSPRDSRWRLVRVSDRGARMLMIAIFAMALVNGLDYLFGGVSEALGSPVVLTVVKSYIASIVIGLIIMASAWIKPTLRKDESFDAHGRAWPRVVSFALLATGALLIIAAVSGYVGLARFIATQIIITGAILVTMYIGILTGRAVAKQGAFAETAAGRYLERRYNLEQVALDQIGLAAGLSIYALVVMFFIPLILLQWGFQVADIESWAYRMVTEIKIGSITISLVGILAGILFFALGYAVTRFVQRWIDGNIMARSRVDAGVRNSIRTGIGYTGVGLAGLIGLSAAGIDLSNLALVAGALSLGVGFGLQNIVSNFVSGLILLVERPFKVGDWIVSGTTEGFVKRISVRATEIETFQHQSIMMPNSLLINASVGNWTHRNKLGRSEIAITVTYASEPRRIMELLAEIAAAHPMVLKNPSPSVGFTAFGDDRMTFELRIYVADVLTGGGVRNDLRVSIYERFRDEGIGAPFPVKIEDVPVEDQTGIESHHPEEVGEPKGATSAEERAAAKSAASDKKTAAAAPLDEEREVEGASSRRSASRRANPNR
- a CDS encoding caspase family protein; translation: MPFLRIALSVLLVLFASEALAEKRVALVIGNSAYQHVATLPNPGNDARDMAAKLEGLGFEVVTGADLDLSGVRRAVRDFVGRLDGADLALFFYAGHGLQVNGENYLAPVDATLASSVDLEFEAVPMNLILPAMERSTRVNIILLDACRDNPLAVNLARSMGTRSASVGRGLAKVGTGIGTLIAFSTQPGNVALDGSGRNSPFTSALLKHLGQPGRDITRELIDVRRDVLAATGGKQVPWDNSSLTGEVVLKPAVDGKPAPAEAPATGEAAELAYWETIKDATDRDLFDAYLQQYPDGAFASLAKAKIKIIERASVPTSEGVPGGSGGQAVAAIDPALAAPNADDTTLARSVQVELNRLGCRAGSEDGVWGAGSRKALEAFGKFAKVDLATLEPSSDVLGRLKSEKVRICPLACGRNEEAKDGRCVTIRREAKLPQPGETQGTIKAPQKNTGTRAISPPAELQKKSFANCPANADVAFRQMFARGSGRGRMTISATHSCGRAFACHRTARGQPWDCGWR
- a CDS encoding MBL fold metallo-hydrolase, with protein sequence MKLQLIRNATLKLDYAGHTVLIDPFLGPKDSLPSFAGRAPNPLVGLPFDTDTILAGVELVIISHLHEDHFDDTAKHRLPKGLPIFCQPGDEEAIRGAGFRDVTPLLGKAQWQGLKLTRRDGSHGLGPVVQDMGPVMGFSLEAKGEPTVYWAGDTVLYPAIEKTIHDTKPDVIVTHSCGARWDGALIVMDAAQTIAVCEASKKSIVVATHMEALDHATVSRGDLRAAASAHGIALPRLLIPDDGDVLTLIPPVV